A window of the Microbacterium sp. AZCO genome harbors these coding sequences:
- a CDS encoding adenylate/guanylate cyclase domain-containing protein, whose protein sequence is MESDDVTPAAVSSEWVGAPGPRRRAGLSIYSILLIMLLSVSVLSSIVVGVIGYVNGTQALRGIATEKLVEIRENRAREVRQLFDTIENAVALSAQNDTSKQAIVAFTDGFRALQTAQLPADATQAVDSYYDDRFAPVLSDATGVAVDGGAFVPKDPAAEYLQYHYVIPHGSWEDAITVDDAGDGSAWSAAHAKYHAYYRAMTELQKFEDVLMIDTQGDVVYTAFKGVDLGTNLVTGPYRLSNLADAYREAMARNIVGDVVLSDFATYSPSVGVPAGWAVTPIAVGDEVVGALAIELPIDRINDVMTVGGGWTDNGLGATGETYLVGRDGLMRSVSRELESAPEKYQAAAVAAGLSPAAAALSVRNGDTLLQQEIVGEAISRAQSGQSGSIVERDYLGRDSITAYGPADVGTLGWTVIAQETVAEAMAPVEDFTRNLLLSTAGMIIFVCLLSLVLAQIFVRPLRRLKLAAQRIAAGEEGVQVDAGSSDELADVATAFNDMSRSLQIKSNLIEEQEKANEALILSFMPEGIADRYRHGDEAITQDNDDVTVIFADIVGFEEFALSLSSEEAVTRLNDLIRVFDEAAERFGVERVRTTRQSYVASVGLGTPRVDNARRAVDFAIELNTILERYSAQQGVELGLRAGLDSGQVTSGLIGRARIVYDMWGDAVNLAYRVQGDYDEPGIYITQRVADRIPDTVTVQPAGEVTTKSGSQRVWRVETGVPATEA, encoded by the coding sequence CTGCTCATCATGCTGCTGTCGGTCAGCGTGCTGTCGAGCATCGTCGTGGGCGTCATCGGCTACGTCAACGGCACGCAGGCGCTGCGCGGCATCGCGACCGAGAAGCTCGTCGAGATCCGCGAGAACCGCGCCCGCGAGGTGCGGCAGCTCTTCGACACGATCGAGAACGCGGTCGCGCTCTCGGCGCAGAACGACACGAGCAAGCAGGCCATCGTGGCCTTCACGGACGGCTTCCGCGCGCTGCAGACGGCCCAGCTGCCCGCCGATGCGACGCAGGCGGTCGACTCGTACTACGACGACAGGTTCGCACCCGTGCTGTCCGACGCGACCGGCGTCGCGGTGGACGGGGGTGCGTTCGTGCCGAAGGATCCCGCCGCCGAGTACCTGCAGTATCACTACGTCATTCCGCACGGCTCGTGGGAGGACGCCATCACGGTCGACGACGCGGGCGACGGAAGCGCATGGTCGGCAGCCCACGCCAAGTACCACGCCTACTACCGCGCGATGACCGAGCTGCAGAAGTTCGAAGACGTCCTGATGATCGACACGCAGGGCGATGTCGTGTACACGGCCTTCAAGGGCGTCGACCTCGGCACCAATCTGGTGACCGGTCCCTATCGGCTCTCGAATCTCGCCGACGCCTACCGCGAGGCGATGGCCCGCAACATCGTCGGCGACGTCGTGCTGTCCGATTTCGCCACCTACAGTCCCAGTGTCGGCGTGCCCGCCGGCTGGGCGGTGACTCCCATCGCGGTCGGCGACGAGGTAGTCGGCGCGCTGGCGATCGAGCTGCCCATCGACCGCATCAACGACGTCATGACGGTCGGCGGCGGATGGACCGACAACGGGCTCGGCGCGACGGGGGAGACGTACCTCGTCGGCCGCGACGGGCTCATGCGCTCGGTCTCGCGCGAGCTGGAATCCGCCCCCGAGAAGTATCAGGCGGCCGCGGTGGCGGCGGGGCTCTCGCCCGCCGCGGCGGCGCTGAGCGTGCGCAACGGCGACACCCTCCTGCAGCAGGAGATCGTCGGCGAGGCGATCTCGCGAGCGCAGTCGGGACAGAGCGGATCGATCGTCGAGCGCGACTACCTGGGGCGCGACAGCATCACCGCCTATGGTCCCGCCGACGTCGGGACGCTCGGCTGGACCGTCATCGCGCAGGAGACCGTGGCGGAGGCGATGGCGCCGGTCGAGGACTTCACCCGCAACCTGCTCCTCTCGACGGCGGGCATGATCATCTTCGTCTGCCTGCTCTCCCTCGTGCTCGCCCAGATCTTCGTGCGCCCGCTGCGCCGGCTCAAGCTCGCCGCGCAGCGCATCGCGGCCGGTGAGGAAGGCGTGCAGGTCGACGCCGGATCGAGCGACGAGCTCGCCGATGTGGCCACGGCGTTCAACGACATGAGCCGCAGCCTGCAGATCAAGTCCAACCTCATCGAGGAGCAGGAGAAGGCCAACGAGGCGCTCATCCTCTCGTTCATGCCCGAGGGCATCGCCGACCGCTACCGCCACGGCGACGAGGCCATCACGCAGGACAACGACGACGTCACGGTGATCTTCGCCGACATCGTCGGGTTCGAGGAGTTCGCGCTGAGCCTCTCGTCGGAGGAGGCGGTCACGCGGCTCAACGACCTCATCCGCGTGTTCGACGAGGCCGCCGAGCGATTCGGCGTCGAGCGGGTGCGCACGACGCGGCAGTCGTACGTCGCGAGCGTCGGACTCGGCACCCCCCGGGTCGACAACGCCCGCCGGGCCGTCGACTTCGCGATCGAGCTCAACACCATTCTCGAGCGCTACTCGGCGCAGCAGGGCGTCGAGCTGGGCCTGCGGGCGGGCCTCGACTCCGGTCAGGTCACGAGCGGGCTCATCGGCCGCGCGCGCATCGTCTACGACATGTGGGGGGATGCCGTGAACCTCGCGTACCGCGTGCAGGGCGACTACGACGAGCCCGGCATCTACATCACGCAGCGCGTCGCGGACCGCATCCCCGACACCGTCACGGTGCAGCCGGCGGGCGAGGTGACGACGAAGTCGGGGTCGCAGCGGGTGTGGCGCGTCGAGACGGGCGTGCCCGCGACGGAGGCGTGA
- a CDS encoding mechanosensitive ion channel domain-containing protein codes for MTDITSQPWFWPAVIVSIGLPLVLIGLTELANSLTRRGSRAAPIVVMVRNYLVPVAGVLVLISQPGAWEGSGTWPRVIWTIFGLLVIVVTINAINHLVFHRAEKGSWRDRFPTIFSDLIRFVLIIVGIALVFYWVWDADVAGVFAALGITSIVVGLALQNAVGSIVSGLFLIFEAPFQIGDWIQMGSTRGQIIEVNWRAVHLDTGNGIVVMPTSELAEGSFVNLTRAADPYAAQHEVSFSTDDPPLRVRAMLIEVARDIPLTSPDREPAVSTIGGATYRVSIPLQSPGDEGAVLDAFTTRLWYAARRADLHLDGDMTDDWNSPERLLGALRQIAPALSLRPGDAETLAVSARLERFAAGEVLLRPGAVPTSTRFILSGRVMLGVPTDVGFVQITELSRDDAVGLTALTRTRTISRATALTEVEVVSIPVDVLDDIVRTHPSLAREVVRENENRTRLARSALAAVGETLDPTRRAMG; via the coding sequence GTGACCGACATCACCTCGCAGCCGTGGTTCTGGCCGGCCGTCATCGTCTCGATCGGCCTGCCGCTCGTTCTCATCGGCCTGACCGAGCTCGCCAACTCGCTCACCCGGCGGGGGAGCCGCGCGGCGCCGATCGTCGTGATGGTGCGCAACTACCTCGTGCCCGTCGCCGGGGTGCTCGTGCTGATCAGCCAGCCGGGGGCGTGGGAGGGCTCGGGCACGTGGCCGCGGGTCATCTGGACGATCTTCGGCCTGCTCGTGATCGTCGTGACGATCAACGCGATCAACCACCTCGTGTTCCACCGGGCCGAGAAGGGCTCGTGGCGCGACCGGTTCCCGACGATCTTCAGCGACCTCATCCGCTTCGTGCTGATCATCGTCGGCATCGCCCTGGTCTTCTACTGGGTCTGGGACGCCGACGTCGCCGGTGTCTTCGCCGCCCTCGGCATCACGTCGATCGTCGTCGGTCTCGCTCTGCAGAACGCGGTCGGGTCGATCGTGTCGGGCCTGTTCCTCATCTTCGAGGCGCCGTTCCAGATCGGCGACTGGATCCAGATGGGGAGCACGCGCGGGCAGATCATCGAGGTCAACTGGCGCGCCGTCCACCTCGACACGGGCAACGGCATCGTCGTCATGCCGACATCGGAGCTCGCCGAGGGATCGTTCGTCAACCTCACGCGCGCGGCCGATCCGTATGCGGCGCAGCACGAGGTGTCGTTCTCGACAGACGACCCGCCGCTGCGGGTGCGCGCGATGCTCATCGAGGTGGCGCGGGACATACCGCTCACCTCGCCCGACCGGGAACCCGCGGTGTCGACGATCGGCGGCGCGACGTACCGGGTGTCGATTCCGCTGCAGTCGCCCGGCGATGAGGGCGCGGTGCTCGACGCGTTCACGACCCGCCTCTGGTACGCGGCCCGCCGGGCCGACCTGCATCTCGACGGCGACATGACCGACGACTGGAACTCTCCCGAGCGGCTGCTGGGCGCCCTGCGGCAGATCGCGCCGGCGCTGAGTCTGCGGCCCGGCGATGCCGAGACGCTCGCGGTCTCGGCGCGGCTCGAGCGCTTCGCCGCCGGCGAGGTGCTGCTGCGTCCCGGTGCCGTTCCGACATCGACCCGCTTCATCCTCTCGGGCCGGGTCATGCTCGGCGTGCCGACCGACGTCGGCTTCGTGCAGATCACCGAGCTGAGCCGCGACGACGCCGTCGGGCTCACGGCGCTCACCCGTACGCGGACGATCTCGCGCGCGACGGCGCTCACCGAGGTGGAGGTCGTCAGCATCCCGGTCGACGTGCTCGACGACATCGTGCGGACGCATCCCTCCCTCGCCCGTGAGGTCGTGCGCGAGAACGAGAACCGCACGCGCCTCGCGCGGTCGGCGCTCGCCGCGGTCGGCGAGACGCTCGACCCGACGCGACGCGCGATGGGCTGA
- the truA gene encoding tRNA pseudouridine(38-40) synthase TruA: MRIRLDIAYDGTNFRGWALQPGLRSVQGTLEDALARVLAGAPRLVVAGRTDAGVHATGQVAHLDLDDAQVDRLTARPTRGDAQADPADRLAPRLRGVLGGYSDVTVHRTALAPDGFDARFSAVWRRYEYRIADRVAGYDPMERHRTTAVRADLDVEAMDAAARSLIGLHDFAAYCKPREEATTIRTLLEFDWHRAGDGVLVANVRADAFCHSMVRALVGACVAVGEGRLDVDDVAAIRDAGDRVPEVKVLAARGLTLTAVGYPDDELLAARAEQTRARRDRE; the protein is encoded by the coding sequence GTGCGCATCCGGCTCGACATCGCCTACGACGGCACGAACTTCCGCGGGTGGGCGCTACAGCCCGGCCTCCGGTCCGTGCAGGGCACCCTCGAGGACGCCCTCGCCCGCGTGCTCGCCGGCGCGCCGCGTCTCGTGGTCGCCGGCCGCACCGACGCCGGAGTGCACGCGACGGGACAGGTGGCGCATCTCGATCTCGACGACGCGCAGGTGGACCGCCTCACGGCGCGGCCCACGCGCGGGGACGCGCAGGCGGATCCCGCCGATCGTCTCGCGCCCCGGCTCCGCGGGGTGCTGGGCGGCTACTCCGACGTGACCGTGCACCGCACCGCGCTCGCGCCCGACGGATTCGACGCGCGCTTCTCGGCCGTGTGGCGCCGATACGAGTACCGCATCGCCGACCGTGTCGCCGGCTACGACCCGATGGAGCGGCATCGCACGACGGCCGTTCGCGCGGACCTCGATGTCGAGGCGATGGATGCCGCGGCCCGGAGCCTCATCGGGCTCCATGACTTCGCCGCCTACTGCAAGCCGCGCGAGGAGGCCACGACGATCCGGACGCTCCTGGAATTCGACTGGCATCGGGCGGGCGACGGCGTGCTCGTCGCGAACGTCCGGGCCGACGCGTTCTGCCACTCGATGGTGCGCGCACTCGTCGGGGCATGCGTCGCCGTGGGGGAGGGTCGTCTCGACGTCGACGACGTCGCGGCCATCCGGGACGCCGGCGACCGCGTGCCCGAGGTGAAGGTGCTCGCGGCGCGGGGACTGACCCTGACAGCGGTGGGCTATCCCGACGACGAGCTGCTCGCCGCGCGGGCCGAGCAGACGAGGGCTCGACGAGACCGGGAGTGA
- a CDS encoding endonuclease/exonuclease/phosphatase family protein, with protein MKVISYNLRKHRAAGELAELVERHAADVLCLQEADTTDIPSTIGDLRLADSTQRNRLGLAVYYRENTYRALEVRSMALKKSLHDRVLKPAEERMLGVRLHDIDANRSLIVASFHAAPLTALNSLRRHQIKTALTELSELGAGLPILMVGDYNYPVFKENLGQKVREQGYELTLSDSRTYTRYRFFRGHYDFATSVGFSIDRVKTLPQGLSDHLPILVTATPTPLAAQADGASGEADGASGEGGEAASEGGALSGDALGVA; from the coding sequence ATGAAGGTCATCTCGTACAACCTGCGCAAGCATCGCGCCGCTGGGGAGCTCGCGGAGCTCGTCGAGCGGCACGCCGCCGACGTCCTGTGCCTGCAGGAAGCCGACACCACCGACATCCCGTCGACCATCGGCGACCTCCGTCTCGCCGACTCGACGCAGCGCAACCGCCTCGGGCTCGCCGTGTACTACCGCGAGAACACGTACCGCGCGCTCGAGGTGCGGTCGATGGCTCTCAAGAAGTCGCTGCACGACCGCGTGCTGAAGCCGGCGGAGGAGCGGATGCTGGGCGTCCGCCTGCACGACATCGACGCGAACCGCTCCCTCATCGTGGCGTCGTTCCACGCGGCGCCCCTCACGGCGCTCAACTCTCTGCGCCGCCACCAGATCAAGACCGCGCTGACGGAGCTCTCCGAGCTCGGCGCGGGGCTGCCGATCCTCATGGTGGGCGACTACAACTACCCCGTGTTCAAGGAGAACCTGGGGCAGAAGGTGCGTGAGCAGGGCTACGAGCTGACGCTGAGCGACTCGCGCACGTACACGCGGTACCGCTTCTTCCGGGGGCACTACGACTTCGCGACCTCGGTGGGCTTCTCGATCGACCGGGTCAAGACGCTCCCGCAGGGTCTCAGCGACCATCTGCCGATCCTCGTGACGGCCACCCCGACGCCCCTCGCCGCTCAGGCCGACGGCGCGTCGGGCGAGGCCGACGGCGCGTCGGGCGAGGGCGGCGAGGCGGCGAGCGAGGGCGGCGCGCTGTCGGGCGACGCGCTCGGCGTCGCCTGA
- a CDS encoding acyltransferase codes for MPHAGAVTAGKFEIPSLNGLRALAILLVVWGHAELPYRLIRESTGVTIFFFLSGYLITTLLRREYDRFERVSIRDFYLRRVFRIFPPLYIVLAVAVVLSLTQVIANAMTGWGIFASFGFWANYYIIYAGRDGLPGGMNALWSLAVEEHFYLVFPLLYIALRRWVRTRWGQGAILIALCLAIMVWRTYLFTQGASVDRIYLATDTRADAILWGSVLAIVANPAYGEVRTPRRPWLLTPVLLAGALVVYLVSRTDNSFGMTVGYTIQSIALAAVFIPLILAPRSVIGRILNLRAVAWVGIISYSIYLIHRPALIIAQEYLPIPQLQAAVVGIAVTVLLSWAMLVFVERPFGRLRRRSNRAGETENQGGDAPARSEDPDDGGAVPATS; via the coding sequence ATGCCGCACGCGGGAGCCGTCACAGCGGGAAAGTTCGAGATCCCGTCGCTCAACGGCTTGCGGGCCCTGGCGATCCTTCTGGTCGTCTGGGGGCACGCCGAGCTGCCCTACCGACTCATCCGGGAGTCCACGGGCGTCACGATCTTCTTCTTCCTCAGCGGATACCTGATCACGACGCTGCTGCGAAGGGAGTACGACCGGTTCGAGCGCGTCTCGATCCGTGACTTCTACCTCCGCCGTGTCTTCCGGATCTTCCCTCCCCTGTACATCGTGCTCGCGGTGGCCGTCGTCCTCTCGCTGACGCAGGTCATCGCGAACGCGATGACGGGGTGGGGGATCTTCGCCTCGTTCGGTTTCTGGGCGAACTACTACATCATCTACGCGGGGAGGGACGGCCTCCCCGGCGGGATGAACGCGCTGTGGTCGCTCGCGGTGGAGGAGCACTTCTACCTCGTCTTCCCGCTGCTCTACATCGCGCTCCGGCGCTGGGTCCGCACGAGGTGGGGGCAGGGTGCGATCCTCATCGCGCTGTGCCTCGCGATCATGGTGTGGCGCACCTACCTGTTCACTCAGGGGGCGAGCGTCGACCGCATCTACCTCGCGACCGACACACGTGCCGACGCCATCCTGTGGGGCTCCGTGCTCGCGATCGTCGCGAACCCCGCCTACGGCGAGGTGCGCACGCCACGCCGGCCGTGGCTGCTCACGCCCGTGCTGCTGGCGGGCGCCCTCGTGGTGTACCTCGTGAGCCGCACGGACAACTCCTTCGGGATGACCGTCGGGTACACGATCCAGAGCATCGCCCTCGCGGCCGTGTTCATCCCACTGATCCTCGCGCCGCGATCGGTCATCGGGAGAATCCTGAACCTCAGGGCCGTGGCCTGGGTCGGGATCATCTCGTACTCGATCTACCTCATCCACCGCCCCGCGCTCATCATCGCGCAGGAGTATCTGCCGATCCCGCAGCTGCAGGCGGCCGTCGTGGGCATCGCCGTCACGGTGCTGCTGTCGTGGGCGATGCTCGTCTTCGTCGAACGGCCCTTCGGACGCCTGCGCCGCAGGTCCAACCGCGCCGGGGAGACCGAGAACCAGGGCGGCGACGCCCCCGCGCGCTCGGAAGACCCGGACGACGGCGGAGCCGTGCCCGCGACCTCCTGA
- a CDS encoding UDP-glucose/GDP-mannose dehydrogenase family protein: MRLSVIGCGYLGAVHAAAMASIGHEVVGIDVDQRKIDALAEGKAPFFEPGLPELLTEGVASGRLRFTTDLSAAADATVHFIGVGTPQQKDGYAADLTYVNAAVDGLVPYLKPGDIVAGKSTVPVGTAATLAERVTPTGATLVWNPEFLREGWAVQDTIAPDRLVAGVPAGEEGERAADVLREVYHTAIATDTPFIITDYATAELVKVSANAFLATKISFINAMAEIAEVTGADVTQLADAIGHDARIGRRFLGAGIGFGGGCLPKDIRAFSARAEELGRGESVSFLREVDAINLRRRDRAVQLVVSSLEGGVYGKKITVLGAAFKPHSDDIRDSPALDVAVRLRGLGADVTVTDPEAIENSRRIHPQLTYVHDRDEALTGADAVVVVTEWDEYRRELDPAYAATLTKGRIVIDGRNCLDAGAWRAAGWTYYGMGRP, from the coding sequence ATGCGTCTGTCTGTGATCGGCTGCGGTTACCTCGGAGCGGTCCACGCCGCGGCGATGGCATCGATCGGCCACGAAGTGGTCGGAATCGACGTCGACCAGCGCAAGATCGATGCGCTTGCCGAGGGCAAGGCACCCTTCTTCGAGCCCGGACTCCCCGAGCTCCTGACGGAGGGGGTCGCGTCCGGCCGCCTCCGATTCACCACCGACCTGTCGGCTGCCGCCGACGCCACCGTGCACTTCATCGGGGTCGGCACGCCCCAGCAGAAGGACGGCTACGCGGCCGATCTCACCTACGTCAACGCGGCGGTCGACGGGCTCGTCCCGTACCTGAAGCCCGGCGACATCGTGGCCGGCAAGTCGACTGTGCCGGTGGGCACCGCGGCGACCCTCGCGGAACGAGTCACCCCCACCGGCGCCACGCTCGTCTGGAACCCGGAGTTCCTGCGCGAGGGCTGGGCCGTCCAGGACACCATCGCGCCTGATCGCCTGGTGGCCGGCGTCCCGGCCGGCGAAGAGGGCGAGCGCGCCGCCGACGTGCTGCGCGAGGTCTATCACACGGCGATCGCCACCGACACGCCCTTCATCATCACCGACTACGCGACGGCCGAGCTCGTGAAGGTGTCGGCCAACGCGTTCCTCGCCACCAAGATCTCGTTCATCAACGCCATGGCCGAGATCGCGGAGGTCACGGGCGCCGATGTGACTCAGCTCGCCGACGCGATCGGCCACGACGCCCGGATCGGCCGCCGCTTCCTCGGTGCCGGCATCGGCTTCGGGGGCGGATGCCTCCCCAAGGACATCCGCGCCTTCTCGGCCCGCGCCGAAGAGCTCGGCCGCGGAGAGTCCGTGTCGTTCCTCCGCGAGGTCGACGCGATCAACCTGCGTCGTCGTGACCGGGCCGTGCAGCTCGTCGTGTCGTCGCTCGAGGGCGGTGTCTACGGCAAGAAGATCACGGTGCTCGGCGCCGCCTTCAAGCCGCACTCGGACGACATCCGCGACTCGCCCGCCCTCGACGTCGCGGTGCGCCTTCGCGGGCTCGGCGCCGACGTGACCGTCACGGACCCCGAGGCGATCGAGAACTCGCGTCGCATCCACCCGCAGCTGACGTACGTGCACGACCGCGACGAGGCCCTCACCGGCGCCGACGCCGTCGTCGTCGTGACGGAATGGGATGAGTACCGCCGTGAGCTCGACCCCGCGTACGCGGCGACCCTGACGAAGGGCCGGATCGTGATCGACGGACGCAACTGCCTGGATGCGGGAGCGTGGCGTGCCGCGGGCTGGACGTACTACGGCATGGGGCGCCCCTAG
- a CDS encoding Wzz/FepE/Etk N-terminal domain-containing protein has translation MNLIALGRVFRRSWWWVVLILLVALAAGWMATAATPKQYAADTRVMYSLDASGSIQSQLQAASLAAQRAAVDAELVPTDTILAPVIAELGDPDLTVETVAAGTTAAATSTVLVVTVTLDDADEAAAVANGIVKQLNVRAAADPIVLDPANPQAPTYTYTLTTLVPAVPPTSPASPSLVVNLLIALAVGIFAAAVFLGVLVSRDRRLYDLKRVREITDAPIVGTVAFTRGKKGVPVQRDIAALRASLLSRASGRATWLLTSAGNGIAAKRVGAPLAASFAVTGEETLLLSTESDGADASPGLTDYLAGAAKPAEIVETASVENLALVGAGTRTETSHDLFASTSTPSLLGSLTNGTGTVIITAPATDESADATTLARLGGRTLVVVTAGRTTDEDLARALESLSEAGADVAGVIWTTKA, from the coding sequence ATGAACCTGATCGCACTCGGCCGCGTCTTCCGACGCTCTTGGTGGTGGGTCGTCCTGATCCTGCTCGTCGCCCTCGCCGCGGGCTGGATGGCGACCGCCGCCACCCCGAAGCAGTACGCCGCGGACACCCGCGTGATGTACTCGCTCGATGCCAGCGGCTCCATCCAGAGCCAGCTGCAGGCGGCGAGCCTCGCCGCCCAGCGCGCCGCGGTCGACGCGGAGCTCGTCCCGACCGACACGATCCTCGCCCCCGTGATCGCCGAGCTCGGCGACCCCGACCTGACGGTCGAGACGGTGGCCGCGGGCACGACCGCGGCGGCCACCTCCACCGTCCTGGTCGTGACGGTGACGCTCGACGACGCGGACGAGGCCGCGGCCGTCGCGAACGGCATCGTCAAGCAGCTCAACGTGCGGGCGGCCGCCGATCCGATCGTCCTCGACCCGGCGAACCCCCAGGCGCCGACCTACACCTACACGCTCACGACGCTCGTGCCGGCGGTTCCGCCGACCAGCCCCGCCAGCCCGAGTCTCGTCGTGAACCTGCTCATCGCGCTCGCCGTCGGCATCTTCGCCGCCGCCGTCTTCCTCGGCGTCCTGGTCAGCCGTGACCGCCGACTGTACGACCTCAAGCGGGTCCGCGAGATCACCGACGCCCCGATCGTCGGCACGGTGGCGTTCACGCGCGGCAAGAAGGGCGTGCCCGTGCAGCGCGACATCGCGGCACTCCGGGCCTCGCTCCTGTCGCGCGCGTCCGGTCGCGCGACGTGGCTGCTCACGTCGGCGGGGAACGGCATCGCTGCCAAGCGGGTCGGCGCACCGCTCGCGGCCTCGTTCGCCGTGACGGGCGAGGAGACGCTCCTCCTCTCGACCGAATCGGACGGAGCGGATGCCTCGCCGGGCCTCACCGACTACCTCGCGGGCGCCGCCAAGCCGGCCGAGATCGTCGAGACGGCATCGGTGGAGAACCTCGCCCTCGTGGGTGCCGGCACGCGCACCGAGACGTCCCACGATCTCTTCGCGAGCACGTCGACGCCCTCGCTCCTCGGCAGCCTCACCAACGGCACCGGCACCGTCATCATCACGGCGCCCGCGACCGACGAGTCCGCCGACGCCACGACGCTCGCGCGTCTCGGCGGTCGGACGCTCGTCGTCGTGACGGCCGGCAGGACGACCGACGAGGACCTCGCGCGCGCGCTCGAGTCTCTGTCCGAGGCGGGTGCCGACGTGGCGGGAGTGATCTGGACGACGAAGGCCTGA